The Sagittula stellata E-37 sequence GCGTTCCGGGGGGCCGTGACACGGCGCGGACCCGTTCCATGACTCCGGGCAGGCAACCCCCACACGATTCGGAGCCGCGCCATTCGGAGCCACATCGGGCCATTTGTGGCAAAACCGTTCGCCCCGCGCCAACAATCCTCACCTCACCGAAGGATTGGAAACGCTTTGGGCGGGAAGAGCCCACTATCTTTGACCGGCTGGATGAAATCGGGTTTATCTGCTCCAGCGAAGACGCGAAACCTGACGTCCTTCTGTCGTTGTTGGTGGGGGCCAACACGGTTGTGACCGACCTTTTAAGGGGTGATCACATGTCCAGTCTCCACCGCGGGTTTTCTCCCGCAACCTACGCCGGCACAGCCACAATCTATCCGGGCCACGACGCGGATGCGCGGCCCCGCCGCACAGGCGCTCTTATGCGCAAGTTCGAGGTCGCCGTGTTGCGGCCCGATCTGACGGTCGATTTCACCCAGCACGTCGCCCCTGCGACCCCTTTCTTCGAGGAATGCGCCTCGGCCTTTGCACGCGGCACGCTGATCGACACCGTGCGCGGACCCGTCGCGATCGAGGACCTCGTGCCCGGCGACTACATCCAGACCGCGCTTGGCGCCGAACCCATCACCTGGATCGGCTCCACCACCTACGTGCCGGGGCGCCGCACGGAGGACACCTCGCTCACGCACCTGACACGCGTGACCGCCGACGCCATGGGGTTCGGCAACCCACCGATGGACCTGCTGTTCGGGCCGGCGGCGCGCATGGTCGTGCGCCACGCTCGGCTGAAGACCCTTCTAGGGCAGGCCGCCGTGCTCGCCCGTGTCGAGGAATACACGGACGGCGACCGCTTCCTGCAGATCAGCCCCGCGGGCACGGTGCAGCTTTATCACCTAATGGTCCGGCGCCACACGACGCTCAAGGTCGGCGGTGTGGAGGTCGAGACATTCCACCCCGGCAATTCCGCCAGCCAGCAGCTTGGCGAAAAGACCCGTGCGCTGTTCATGTCAATGTTCCCGAACTTCGAGACGCTCGGAGACTTCGGGGAAACCTGCGCGACGCGCACCGCCCGAGAGGTCATCGAGGGGCTGATCAACACCTGACCGAGCCGAGCGTTGCGCCCGGTCCGCCCCGAAGGGCAGGCGGCGCATAGCCCCGCCCTACGAACCGTCGAGACATCCTGCAGGGTGGGGCTTTGCGCCACCCTGTACGACCTGTGTCAGGCAGTGCGGCTCAGCCGCTCTTCCAGCACGTCGAACGGTACACCCGGCTCGTCCTTAGCGCCCCGGATCACCAGCGAAGTCTTCACGCTGGCCACGTTCGGCGCCGTCAGCAGGTCGCCGGTCAGGAAACTCTGAAAGGTCGACAGGTCCGGCGCCACGCACTTCAGGATGAAGTCCACCTCGCCGTTCAGCATGTGGCACTCCCGCACCAGCGGCCAGTCGCGGCACCGCGCCTCGAAAGCCGAAAGGTCGGACTCCGCCTGGCTTTGCAACCCGACCATAACGAACACCTGCACCTCGAACCCCAGTGCCCGGGCGTCCACGTCCGCGTGGTAGCCCTGTATGTAGCCCTGCTCTTCCAGAACACGCACCCTGCGCAGGCAGGGCGGCGCGGAAATACCCACGCGCCGCGCCAGCTCTACGTTCGTCATGCGCCCATCCGTTTGCAGTTCGGACAGAATCTTGCGATCAATAGGATCAAGCCGATGCGTCGGCATGCATCTTCCCCTGCCAGTTTTCGCGTTTGTTATACCAGCCCCCGTGCTGCGCGCAATAATATTTCGCAAAAGCGCAATATTCTTAACCCATGTTCGCTCAATCCTGACGCATTGCACCTGTCGCCCCGGTCACTATATGCAAGGCCCATCCTGAACGTATGGAGCGGCCCCATGGCAGAGACGTCCCAAACCCGCCACACCAAGGTCCTGATCATCGGCTCCGGCCCGGCCGGATACACCGCCGGTGTCTATGCCTCCCGCGCCATGCTTGAGCCGATCCTCGTGCAGGGGCTGGAACCCGGCGGTCAGTTGACCACCACCACCGAGGTCGAGAACTGGCCCGGCAACACCGAGATCCAGGGCCCAGACCTGATGGTCAACATGGAAGCGCACGCACGCGCCATGGGCACCGAGATCATCGGCGACATCATCACGAAAATCGACTTCGACGTCCGTCCCTTCGTGGCACACGGCGACAGCGGCAAGACCTACACCGCCGACAGCATCATCCTGGCCACCGGCGCTCGGGCGAAGTGGCTGGGGATGCCCTCCGAAGAGGCGTTCAAGGGCTTCGGCGTCTCGGCCTGCGCGACCTGTGACGGCTTTTTCTACCGCGGGCAGGAAATCGTGGTGATCGGCGGCGGCAACACCGCGGTCGAAGAGGCCCTGTTCCTGACCAACTTCGCCTCCAAGGTCACGTTGATCCACCGCCGCGACGAACTGCGCGCCGAAAAGATCCTGCAGGACCGCCTGCTGAAGAACCCGAAGATCCACCCGCTCTGGTTCCATCAGCTCGAAGAGGTCATGGGCACCGACATGCCCAAGGGCGTCACCGGCGTGAAGGTGAAGAACGTGAACACCGGCGAAATCTCCGAAATTCCCTGCGCCGGCGTTTTCGTCGCCATTGGCCACGCGCCGGCATCCGAGCTGGTGAAGGACGTGCTGGAAACGCACATGGGCGGCTACGTGAAGACCAAACCCGACAGCACCGAGACCTCGATCCCCGGCGTTTTCGCTGCGGGCGACCTGACCGACCACAAGTACCGTCAGGCGGTGACGTCGGCCGGAATGGGCTGCATGGCCGCGCTGGAGGCCGAGCGTTGGCTGTCCGAGCAGGACCTCGACGAGGGCAAGGACACGGTCGAACCGATGGGTTATGGCGTGCCGGTCGAAGCGGGACACTGATGAGCCACGACTTCGCCGCCCAGCGGGCCGAGACCCGGGCCACCTATGCCGAACTGCGCGACGGCCCGGGCCTGCCGGAATTCACCGACGTGGACTACTTCCTGGTCCCCGAGGCCAATGCGGACTGGCGCCCATTGGCCGAGGCGCTATCGAACGAAGGTTTCGAGTGCGACTGGGTTGAGGACGACGAGGAAGGCCGCTACCTCGTCGCCACCCTGCCCGACCAGATGATCTCGGCCGACGGCATCTGGCTGGGCGAGGAAGTGGCCACGCGCATCGCACTGGACCACGGCTTCACCCCCGATGGCTGGGGCCTCATGGGGGACGGCGAAGACTGAAGGCACGCGTGTGCCGCACTGTCGCTTGACCGTCATCCGCCCCGGTTAACCACGCCCCGCAAGGCGGGACCGGAGAAAGAAGGATACAGGGCATGCGCTGGCGCGGCGTCAATCACATCGAGCTTTCCGTCCTCGACTACGAGACCTCCGTGGATTTCTACGACAAGCTGTTCGGCTGGTTGGGCTACAAGAGCTTCTGGACGATGGATGTCGGCTACCGCTCCACCTATTACATGGCGCGGTTTCCGGCGCCGCATTCCTACATCGGCATCCAGCCCGCGCAATCGGGCGGCAAGCTGGACCACGCCGCCCGCGCCACGGGCCTGCACCACATAGCGCTCTGGGCCAGGAACCGGCGCGAGATCGACGATTTTCACCGCGATTTCCTTGTCCCCAACGCCATACCGGTGACCGAGACGCCCGCCGAATACGCAATCTATGCGCCCGGCTACTACGGCGTTTTCTTCGACGATCCGATCAACGGGTTCCACTGGGAACTGGCGCATATCCCCGTGGTCGTCGGCCTCGGGATGGTGCGCAGGTTCAAGGCCGCCTGGAAGGACGCCGCCCGCGCCCATCCGGAATGGCCGGGCGATGGCATGTCTCAGGCCATGCGCGCCCTCCCCGGACGCGGAGACAACTGAGGCGAAAGCCCAATAACGTGGCTTATCGGCCACGCCACTCCCCGAGCATAGGCGAAAAACCTCCCACGGCGGCATTTGGGGTTTGCTGCAGGTGCGAAATGGTGCGATGCGTTCAGCACTGAACACACTTTGAGTCGCCGCTTTCATGCCCTCGCTTTCTGCCTCTTCGACGCTTAGGGAAGACGATCAGCTCTTCCGTCTGCTGCGGCAGCTCGAACAGGCACCGGAGGCCTCGCAACGGGTCACGGCAGAAGCGCTCGGCGTATCTCTCGGCACGCTGAACAGCCAGCTCAGGGCGGCCCAGAACGCGGGCCTGATCGTGGTCAGCAACCGGCCCGGGCCGGATCGGCGCCAGCGCTTCGCCTATGCGCTGACACCCGAGGGCACGTCGGTCAAGAACCGGCTGATCGACGCCTTCCTCGCACGGAAATTCACCGAATACGCGGCGCTGTACGCCGAGCTCACCGGCTCTGCCAGCGACTTCGTCCCCATCAAATACAGGAGCAATCTGATGCAATCCAACCTTGCCCCCATCCCGGAGCTCTACGTCTCCTACGAGAGTTCCCTGAAGCTGAAGACCGAAGCGGCCGAACTGACCTCGCACGATCTGACGCCCCGCCAGGTCTGCGACCTCGAACTGCTGATGAACGGCGGTTTCTACCCGCTCAAAGGCTTCCTGGGCGAGGACGACTACAACGGCGTCGTCGAGAACATGCGCATGGCCGACGGCCAGCTCTGGCCGATGCCGATCACACTGGACGTGTCAGAAGACTTTGCCGCCAAGGTCGAGGAAGGCCAGGACATCGCGCTGCGTGACCAGGAGGGCGTGATCCTCGCCACCATGACGGTCACCGACAAGTACATCCCGAACAAGGCGAAAGAGGCCGAGAACGTCTTTGGCGCAGACGACCTCGCCCACCCGGCGGTCAACTACCTGCACAACACCGCCGGCAAGGTCTACCTCGGCGGTCCGGTGACCGGCATCCAGCAGCCGGTGCACTACGACTTCCGCGCCCGTCGCGACACGCCGAACGAGCTGCGCTCCTACTTCCGCAAGCTCGGCTGGCGCAAGATCGTCGCGTTCCAGACCCGCAACCCGCTGCACCGCGCCCACCAGGAACTGACCTTCCGCGCCGCCAAGGAAGCGCAGGCCAACCTGCTGATCCACCCGGTCGTCGGCCTGACCAAGCCGGGCGACGTGGACCACTTCACCCGCGTGCGTTGCTACGAGGCGGTTCTGGACAAGTACCCGGCCTCCACCACCACCATGTCGCTGCTGAACCTCGCCATGCGCATGGCCGGTCCGCGCGAAGCCGTCTGGCACGGCCTGATCCGCAAGAACCACGGCTGCACGCACATGATCGTCGGCCGCGACCACGCCGGCCCGGGCAAGAACTCTGCAGGTGAGGACTTCTACGGCCCCTACGACGCACAAGAGCTGTTCCGCACGCATCAGGCGGAAATCGGCTGCGAAATGGTCGACTTCAAGCACATGGTCTACGTGCAGGAACGCGCCCAGTACGAGCCCGCCGACGAGATCGAGGACAAGGACAACGTCACCATCCTCAACATCTCGGGCACCGAACTGCGCCGCCGTCTGGCCGAGGGCCTGGAGATCCCGGAATGGTTCTCCTTCCCCGAGGTTGTGAAGGAACTGCGCCGCACGAAGCCGCCGCGCTCCAAGCAGGGCTTCACCGTGTTCTTCACCGGCTTCTCCGGCTCCGGCAAATCGACCATCGCCAACGCGCTCATGGTCAAGCTGATGGAGATGGGCGGCCGTCCGGTGACGCTGCTCGACGGTGACGTCGTGCGCAAGCACCTGTCGTCCGAACTGGGCTTCTCGAAAGAGCACCGCGACATCAACATCAAGCGGATCGGCTACGTCGCGTCCGAGATCACCAAGAACGGCGGCATCGCGATCTGCGCGCCCATCGCGCCCTACACCGCGACCCGCCGCGCCGTCCGCGAGATGATCGAGGAATACGGCGCCTTCTGCGAAGTGCACGTCGCGACCTCGATCGAGGAATGCGAAAAGCGTGACCGCAAGGGTCTCTACAAGTTGGCGCGCGAAGGCAAGATCAAGGAGTTCACCGGCATCTCCGACCCCTACGAAGAGCCGCAGACCCCCGAACTGCGCGTCGAGACCGAGAATGTCGAAGTCGACAACTGCGCGCACCAGGTCATCCTGAAGCTGGAATCGATGGGCCTGATCGCGGGTTCCTGATCCGCAACGTCCAGACCGAACGCGGAAGCCCGGGGCACGTCCCCGGCCTTTCCACATCTGGCGCTCCCGCCCGAGGTGGCACAAAAACTTGTGGCCGCCGCATCACGCCTCTCGGGAATCTATGCGCCAGGCGCAAACCGGATATGCGTTTACGTTGCATTTACCGTCGGGACGGATATTCTTCTGGAAGGCCTGCAACCACCGGCACCGCCGGCTCGCACGTGTTCCGGGGATCGAAATGAGACTTCTGAGTCGACTAACCGCCTGCGCCGCTGCCTTCCTGTCCATCGGTGCCATGAACGCGGGTGCGGCTGCGGCCGGCTGCAACAACGAATTCTACTCCGTCGATTACAACTACGGCGGGTCGCAATCCTACGGGCTTCCCGGTGGCCTGCTGAGTGGCGAGGACGCCACCTTTACCGTCGCCGGCGACTTCCAGTTCTTCAAGATCGAGGTGAAGGGCCAGGTGCTCTGCAACTCCGTCGCGACCTGCAACGGCTATACCTACACCGCCCCCGCGACCGACAATTACTACTTCCTCGCCACTGGCCAGAGCGGGCCTGGCACGGGCAAGTCCGGCACGGCGACATACTCCTGCACCGCCGCGACCACGGGTCCGGGCACAGGCGGCTCCGGCTCGGGCGGCGGGACCACGACGAACAGCGGTTCCCCGACCGGGGGCGGGCTGCCTGCCGCGGCGCAGGGCGCAGGCTCCACCGTGGCGGCCGGCGGATCGGCGACCGCGGTGGGCAACGCGATCAACAACGCCATCACCGGCAACGGCCCGAACCTGTCGACCCGAGGCCTGTTCCTGTCCAGCGGCGGCACCTCGTCCCCGATGCAGGCCTGGGCGTCGCTTCAGGGGCGCAACTACAGCGGCGATGTCGACGGACGGTCCTACGAATTCACCCTCGGCGCCGATTTCGAGGTGGGCGCAGGCACCCGGCTGGGCCTGTTCCTTTCGTCGGGGCGCGCGGACCTGGACATCGCCGGCGTCGACGTGGAAACCGACGCGCTGTCGTTCGGCCCCTACTTCAAGACCCGGCTCTCCGACACCTACGAGATCACCGGCTACGCCCTTTTTGCTCGGCCCGACTACGACATCGGCGGCACCTCCTACGAGGCCGAGCGCCGCGCCGCGGGCCTGACGGCGAATGCAAACTACATGTGGGGCAACACCGAGATCGAGAGCTTCCTCGGCGTCTCCGGCTTCTCCGAGGACCATCCGAACGCAGGTGCCCTGTCGTCGCGCACCGTCAGTGCGCTGACCGGCTCCATCGGGACAAAGGCGATCTTTGCCCAGGGCGCGCCGCTCCGGC is a genomic window containing:
- a CDS encoding ribonuclease E inhibitor RraB, which gives rise to MSHDFAAQRAETRATYAELRDGPGLPEFTDVDYFLVPEANADWRPLAEALSNEGFECDWVEDDEEGRYLVATLPDQMISADGIWLGEEVATRIALDHGFTPDGWGLMGDGED
- a CDS encoding Hint domain-containing protein, which gives rise to MSSLHRGFSPATYAGTATIYPGHDADARPRRTGALMRKFEVAVLRPDLTVDFTQHVAPATPFFEECASAFARGTLIDTVRGPVAIEDLVPGDYIQTALGAEPITWIGSTTYVPGRRTEDTSLTHLTRVTADAMGFGNPPMDLLFGPAARMVVRHARLKTLLGQAAVLARVEEYTDGDRFLQISPAGTVQLYHLMVRRHTTLKVGGVEVETFHPGNSASQQLGEKTRALFMSMFPNFETLGDFGETCATRTAREVIEGLINT
- the trxB gene encoding thioredoxin-disulfide reductase translates to MAETSQTRHTKVLIIGSGPAGYTAGVYASRAMLEPILVQGLEPGGQLTTTTEVENWPGNTEIQGPDLMVNMEAHARAMGTEIIGDIITKIDFDVRPFVAHGDSGKTYTADSIILATGARAKWLGMPSEEAFKGFGVSACATCDGFFYRGQEIVVIGGGNTAVEEALFLTNFASKVTLIHRRDELRAEKILQDRLLKNPKIHPLWFHQLEEVMGTDMPKGVTGVKVKNVNTGEISEIPCAGVFVAIGHAPASELVKDVLETHMGGYVKTKPDSTETSIPGVFAAGDLTDHKYRQAVTSAGMGCMAALEAERWLSEQDLDEGKDTVEPMGYGVPVEAGH
- a CDS encoding bifunctional sulfate adenylyltransferase/adenylylsulfate kinase, with protein sequence MPSLSASSTLREDDQLFRLLRQLEQAPEASQRVTAEALGVSLGTLNSQLRAAQNAGLIVVSNRPGPDRRQRFAYALTPEGTSVKNRLIDAFLARKFTEYAALYAELTGSASDFVPIKYRSNLMQSNLAPIPELYVSYESSLKLKTEAAELTSHDLTPRQVCDLELLMNGGFYPLKGFLGEDDYNGVVENMRMADGQLWPMPITLDVSEDFAAKVEEGQDIALRDQEGVILATMTVTDKYIPNKAKEAENVFGADDLAHPAVNYLHNTAGKVYLGGPVTGIQQPVHYDFRARRDTPNELRSYFRKLGWRKIVAFQTRNPLHRAHQELTFRAAKEAQANLLIHPVVGLTKPGDVDHFTRVRCYEAVLDKYPASTTTMSLLNLAMRMAGPREAVWHGLIRKNHGCTHMIVGRDHAGPGKNSAGEDFYGPYDAQELFRTHQAEIGCEMVDFKHMVYVQERAQYEPADEIEDKDNVTILNISGTELRRRLAEGLEIPEWFSFPEVVKELRRTKPPRSKQGFTVFFTGFSGSGKSTIANALMVKLMEMGGRPVTLLDGDVVRKHLSSELGFSKEHRDINIKRIGYVASEITKNGGIAICAPIAPYTATRRAVREMIEEYGAFCEVHVATSIEECEKRDRKGLYKLAREGKIKEFTGISDPYEEPQTPELRVETENVEVDNCAHQVILKLESMGLIAGS
- a CDS encoding autotransporter domain-containing protein, which translates into the protein MRLLSRLTACAAAFLSIGAMNAGAAAAGCNNEFYSVDYNYGGSQSYGLPGGLLSGEDATFTVAGDFQFFKIEVKGQVLCNSVATCNGYTYTAPATDNYYFLATGQSGPGTGKSGTATYSCTAATTGPGTGGSGSGGGTTTNSGSPTGGGLPAAAQGAGSTVAAGGSATAVGNAINNAITGNGPNLSTRGLFLSSGGTSSPMQAWASLQGRNYSGDVDGRSYEFTLGADFEVGAGTRLGLFLSSGRADLDIAGVDVETDALSFGPYFKTRLSDTYEITGYALFARPDYDIGGTSYEAERRAAGLTANANYMWGNTEIESFLGVSGFSEDHPNAGALSSRTVSALTGSIGTKAIFAQGAPLRPYVSIGADFHRYDDGVNGRKTHNTPRIGTGFTYNTGNGSLSMDLNGGQIFEDTRDVELRMNYNFNF
- a CDS encoding Lrp/AsnC family transcriptional regulator — its product is MPTHRLDPIDRKILSELQTDGRMTNVELARRVGISAPPCLRRVRVLEEQGYIQGYHADVDARALGFEVQVFVMVGLQSQAESDLSAFEARCRDWPLVRECHMLNGEVDFILKCVAPDLSTFQSFLTGDLLTAPNVASVKTSLVIRGAKDEPGVPFDVLEERLSRTA
- a CDS encoding VOC family protein, with the translated sequence MRWRGVNHIELSVLDYETSVDFYDKLFGWLGYKSFWTMDVGYRSTYYMARFPAPHSYIGIQPAQSGGKLDHAARATGLHHIALWARNRREIDDFHRDFLVPNAIPVTETPAEYAIYAPGYYGVFFDDPINGFHWELAHIPVVVGLGMVRRFKAAWKDAARAHPEWPGDGMSQAMRALPGRGDN